In the Ochotona princeps isolate mOchPri1 chromosome 29, mOchPri1.hap1, whole genome shotgun sequence genome, cgtcctggactgctttcccaggccacaagcggggagctggatgggaagccgggccgccgggattagaacctgcacccatatggaatcacagTGCTTTCAGcaaaggacattagccgctaggttactatACCGGGCCCTATCTTAGAGAGTTTTTCAACAAAATTCTGTATGAATATTAAGCAAATATATATAGAACGTGATCTTCATTACACGCACCAAGTCCCCAGCCTCTTCTATGGATCTTTCGTACGTCAAACATTCCCACTCCCGTGAGTTTGGAAGTAGTAGGCCAACAGCCTTTCTGGGGCACTCCCTTCCTCGCGTGGGTCTGTGGACTTCTCATGTGGGTGATCTGGCTCCCAGGTCTGCACACGTCCTCACTCCGCTGCTCTTTTCAGAAACTGTCAAGGGATGTCTTAGAAAAATTCGGGAGCAACTGGAGGCCCCTGCAGGGACTCTGTCTGAAGCCCTCGGAAGGCTGTGTCTGGCCTCACCTCCAGATGGCTCCGCACCTGCAGACAGGCCAGCCCCGGACGCCTGCCAGGTCAAGTGTGTGTGTTACGGCCTTGGCAACTTTGCCACTTGCGTCATAGCTCGGAGCCAGCTGGCCTTCTTGCTTCTCCTCCTGGAAAAGTGCCAGGTACAAGTTGTGGCCTCCTCATCTTCATTCTCCTTCCCTAGTCCCCGCTCACCTCTTCTCGCCAGGAGTGGAGTGTGCACAAATGTTTGCACTGAAATCAACAACTGCTTCTCTTCCAGATTCCCAGGAGTCACTGCTGGGTGTACGACCCTCTGTTCAGTCAACTCGAAATAGCTGTTCTGAGCAGCCTTGGCGTGACTGTTCTCCGTGAGAATGAGGTGAGGGCCCCTCGGAGGTGGAGGGGGATGGCCGGCCAAAGGCTGACCCAGCTCCACCCTTCCCACGGCTTGTCCTCCAAGGCCCGGCAGCATCTACATGGTGGCCCACACTGGGCCCATCAGAAAAGCTTAGGTTACACATACATCGTGACCCAGGACCAGTGAGGGTTTACACGGTTCTGTGCAACAACCAAGGAGGCAGTCTGGGTGCCTCAGGCAAGGTCTTTGTGGCCACAATGCACCCCACCTAGACAGGCGTTCCTCTTGGCACCAGACACCGTGTTATCAGAGCACCCACAGCTCCTGGCAGGGATCTGCAGACAGAGCCTCAGCGTCTCCCCTCTGGCTGGGGTTGGCTATTTCTGGGCCCTTGAGGGTAGAGAATTGTAGGTCACAAGTATAGGGCCAAAGCCACAATGAACAGATAGATACCCAGgagttttgtattttgtttggGGACTGTAGAATCTGTCCTCAGACTGCCACCAaatagcctgttaagccacatGGAAATGAGCCCCAGCTGAGAGGTGTGACTCCCCCGACGGCGGCAagctctgggccaggcaggcaggcaggcaggcagctttGGTCCTGTTAGCCACAAACAAGGTATGTCACGGACAGGTGGAAGCTGCTGCTAACAGCCATGACAGAACAGCATGCAGGAGTGGAGGCGGGTGCCCTGGGCTGCACCAGGAGTCTGCCCTGCCCGGGCGACAGAATTGGGCCTGCCAGggggcctgggcagcagcagcttaGCACGGGGAAGCTGCAGAGGCGGGGGCCCGACAGAAACCCCCAGGTTAGTCCAAGACTTCAAATGTATGTTAACAGACTGCTTGTTCTTAACGTGACATGGTGAGGCCTCCCAAGTCACCCTCGTCCAGGTAGAGGTTGTATATGCACTCCTGAGGGGACCTCACCACGGAAAGCACCTTTCCCTTATCTGtccctgcctgccccctgccaCTGTTCACCCAGTCTGTCACTGTTGTGCCCAGGAAGGAAAGCGGAGCGTGGCCGGTGAGCCCACCCTCTTTTACATGCTGCACTGTGGGACTGCCTTGTACAACAACCTCCTGTGGAGGAACTGGTCCGTGGATGCGCTGTCCCGGATGCTGGTCGTGGGCAACAGCTTCAAGGGCCTGGAGGAAAGGTGAGACTGAGGCCAGGGAGGCTCAGCCAAGCCCGGTGGCGGGGAaggcctgcacctgcaggggcctGCGCACCCAGGGTCCCCACGGGCGTTCCCTGCTCAGAAATAAATTCCCcaggggacaggacaggacagatgTCAGTCCAGTTAAGCGAGGACAAAGGCTTTTTCAGCAGTCTTTTTTACCAGTAAAGTCCCCTTCCCCTTATGCAGAGGTTTTAGAAAAGGCCTGGAAGCCCTACTTGCGGCTGCTTTCTGTTGCCCACGGCTGATGTCTGCTGCCACGCCAGTCTCAGGGAGGCAGGCCTAAGTGCAGCTGTCACTCCTGCCTATCCCACATTCCCAGTACCTTCCTAAATTCTTACTGTGCTGAGGCACCTGGCTGGCCTGTGTTGGATGCTAAGTGGAACCATCCTTACAGCTTCCAATTGTGGCTTCTTTTTATTTCCAGGTTGTTGACGAGGACTCTGCAAAGGAGTTACCCCTACATTGCCAAGGTATCTGGGTAGAGGGGCGGGGGTGGCCAGGGGTGTGACATGGCGCTGCTGCACGCACTGGGGACACCACGCTGCCAGCAGAGCTCCCCCGACACGTGCCAGAACATGCAGCACACCCGTGCCGCCTGTGGTTACGATGCCCACGCTGTGCTCAGCGGCACAGTCCAGCATATCCACTGCCCTAGGGGCTCCCCCATTCATAGCACAAAGGCATTCAAACCAAATTATCCTtactcttttagaaaaaaaaaaggtgacagaTACAGTGAAACAAGTGTCCCAGAGTAGTGGGGTGGGACATGGGACATGGTTGCTGAGTTTTCACGTCCATGTGTCTCTGTCCAGATCCTGAAGGggctggaggagctggagctggcccagAGCACACAGTACGTGGACACATTTAACGACACTTCGGTCCACTGGTTCCCCAGGCAGAAGCTGCAGCAGCTCCCCGCGGAAACCTGGGTGTTTCGGGAGGAGCCAGATTACCAGGACTGTGAGGACCTTGAGATCATCAGGAACAAGCCACCGGAGCCTGCAGGTGTGAGCTGAGGCAGGGGCTGCACCAGAGACCAGGGAAGGCCTCCGCCGCGGGCCTGCCACCCCTCATGGGAACAGGCAACGCCTCCGCAAGGCTGTCCTGTTCCAAGGACAGCACACCGGGCGAGAGCCTGGCACGCGGCGAGGCACTTCTGGAGGCCGGGCATGACAGACAGTGTCCAACACAGCAGGTCCTACACGTACATCCCTTTCTGCTCACAGCCTCTGGCTGCAGCGGGCCAGCCAGTGTCTACTTGGCCATGTCAATGAGGCTCTGCAGGGAGGTGGGCACCCAGGTCTTCTCACCCTGCACGAAGACCACCCCGCGGTCGATGTAGATGACAATGCGGCCGAAGGTATACACCTGCTTGCCCTCGTGCCGCTTGCCGATGACGGGCATGAAGACAATGTTGTGCTCATCAGCCTTGGTCTCGATGAGGTCCTTGAAGTTCGTGGGAACAGAGCTGGCCGCCGCGCCGATGCCCCTCTGGGCCATGTTCTCAGCCTCGCGCCGCTCCTGCATGGCCTCGTACTGGAAGTCCTTCCTCCGCTCCGTATGGGTGAGGTAGGCGATGTTCTCGCGCGCACCGGGCTGCATGTAGGCACCTGCAGCAGAGAAGGCAGAGATGGATGCCCTGATCAGCCACAGCGCCGACTCGCTGAGGGCAGCTCAGCCTCAAAGACACAACTGATAGGCAGCTCTGGGGGGTGGAAAGTGGGGAGAGCGGGTACACAGCTGGCCAGTGTCACAAACACATCTGCAAATCccaaagaagtggagcagttaggacgcGTCTTGCAGAAGAGGAACAGTCCTCCGTTCAGGGCTAGACCTTGGCCGTTGTCAGCCGTGACCCTGTCCCCATCTTCCTTGATGGTTTCCACTCTACACTGCCAAAGGGCACCCCTACCTAGGACCTCAACAGCCATGGCCCCTGCTGGTGTAATTTCAGCTTGTTCACACAGGCCCCTGCCCAGGAAGGATTTACAACGTATTTGGGGAGCTGAGATGTGAGTTttagggggcagggcaggaccacAAATGCCAAGTGCTGAGGAGCAGAGAGCAGCACAGGAACCCAGGGCTTGGGGTGGCTGACCACAGGAAGTGGCCATGGTCCTCGAAGGCCTGGACAAGTAGGAAGACTCGTGACTGCCCTATTAAACACAGCGTGTATTTATATAATCATGAATTCTAAGTGTCTTCATTTAATAAGCAAAGTAGGAATAGGaacattccagtcccagctgctttccttGAGCTGGCAAACCCCCAAAAGCTCTTGGCCTTAGTGAACTATTGAGTGAAACACTCGGGTTCCAGTTGGTGGCTGAGTCAGCTAGTTAACAACAAGGCCTCAGCTTGGGGCTGTCGGCTCCCTGTACCATGAGTTCCCACAGGTTGGGCTGCAGCTCTCCTCCATGACAACACGGCAACCTAGCTAGACGCAAGCTACCACTGACTGCCTGCTTCTGACACACATACACGCGCACACAGATACTGTCATGCACTAACCTTAACTCCTGTGACTTTCCCGTGACCTGTGGTAGGTATTACTATTTTGGAGATGACAACAGCACTGGGGGAGTGCAGCACCCACCAAGAGCCTGCCCGCCCCTCACAGCAGCACACagctggctgggcagggccaagaaGGTGCTCTAACAGGCCCGTGGCACAGGGGCTTACGAGGGGCCTGGAGAGAGAGCCATGCCTTCCATCTGAGGCCTGCTTCAGTGTCCGCACCCAGTCACGGGACCAGCACTAACAGCCCAGTGGCCCAGAGCCGGTGTCTGCAGGGATGAAGAGTGACGGGCTAGGGGTTTAGGCGGCCACCTGCAGGTTCAGCAGTTCACTCACCGACGTTGGAGGACACGGCCCTGTTCATCATGTCAAGGGCTTCGTTAAATTTGTCCTTGACGGACGGATGTGCCAGCACTTGGTCTGAGAACATGGATTTCCAACCCAGGTACCACTTGGTGATCTCCTCATAGTTTGGGCTGTTACCGAGCCAGGAGCACAGTACCTGCCAAGAACAAACAAGACACTTGCGGCCCCCATGACTCACTGGACTCCTGCCCCACTGGACTTCACAGTCCCTATGGCTAGGCCTCGCCAGCAAGCAtacctgcagccacttggggaagaagTGCTTCTCCAGGAGCCCCACGAGGCTGGACACGGAGATCATGCCCTCCCAGTCGATGACCCAGTAGAAGGCGTCCATGTGCTGCTGGTGGGGGTTAATGACCAGCTCGCCGAGACACATTCCTGCAGGACAGAACCTGGGCTCAGAGACACAGGCCCCTGCGGGGCCACGGCAGTGCAGGGCGCGAGTCCTCCACACACTGCCCATCTGACCCGCTTCCAAACATGACTAAGCCTTAATGGAACACTTCTTGAAAggcatctttttttctctcacccACAACAACATCCCCAATGGTTTAGGATACAATTCCACAGAAACGAAAATGCCAGGGGCTGTCCTGTCATCAGACGCTCGCACAAGGCCAAGCAGTTGGGCAATGCAGCAGGCACATGGAGTCCGCTGCTGTCACTtccccacacgcacacacagcacaggcagcccagGGGCATTTAGCTCCTGTCCCTGTACAAGTAGGGTGTGCTGCACGTTTTTTCTCACACGCAAGACGCTGTTCTGTGTCCCCACCAATGGCCCCTGAGACCAAGTCAGCAAGGCTGAGTGGGCACAGAAGGCCTGTACCCCATGCCCTCACCGAGCTTGGGCACGATGTTCTTGACCATGAATGcttcccaggagccaggggtgaAGACATCCTTCCAGGGCTGGAGGATGAGCTTGGCTGAAGAGTCGCTGGGGTGCCACTTCTGCAGGGCGCTGGCCAGCTTGCTACGGATCGGGGAATAGAGCGGCTCCAGCCGGGCCTGCATGAGCGGCAGCCACGGGTGGATCCAGGAGTGGATGGGGACAGTGTCCGTCAGGGGGTTCCAGTTTTCCACCTGCagatgaatgggaaaaaaaaccttCGCACAGTCTGGGGGTGGCAGCTCTGAAGGACCCCAGTGTACTTAGCAGAGtgcagccctgggggaggcctgGGGCTGTCCTGGCCGGATGCCTGACTCCTTCACACATGGGCAGAGGGCACCAGGTTATGGAAGGAACTGTCAGGTGCAAAGAGATGGCCAAGGCATCTTGCAGGCAATTTGGTTTCCCTAGAGATGCCTGACCCTTGCCACAAGCAGACCCACACAGTTGGGATAAATCAGAAAGCAGCAGGGTCCTAGGTTCACGGAAGCAGAGTGCACTGCGCACTGAAGGGGACGCAGGGGACATGCCGAGAAAAGGGCTGGATCCAGCAGCACAGAACAGCCATGCCGGCGCATCCTGCTCATTCCGCACTCCAGCAGCACTGGGAGAACGAGGGAGGAAGGCTGGCAGAGCACACGGCTAGCTGACGGCTGTCCCCACCTCCTTCTGCAGCTTGGGGAAGATGAGCAGATCCAGTATGTGATCCAGGATCCACACAGGGATGATGTTCACCCAGCTGTCCAGGAAGTCCACCATAGGGTCACAGTTCCGTGGCTGCCACTGGTTCACGATGTTTCGAACAAAAGGCATCCAGACCTCCCAAATCAGCCTGTATGGGGAGAGGCAGGGCCAGAAAGCTCAGCTGTCTGAGCTGCTACTCAGGCACGCCAGGGTCACCTGCCGCCACCCACCTTCAACAGAAAGGGCAGAGTCCCAGCAAGGAAGGTTACGGATACCAGGAATACTCCAGGTCATGTTCCCACCTGCTACCTGTTCCCCAAAGCTGACCCCTCTCTGCATCACAGCCTAAATGTCACCTCTCTGGGAGAACCCCTGGCCCCCAGTCCCTTCCACAGGGGTGGTCCTGTGACTCTCCATCAGGCTGCCCAGTGTGCATTTTGTGTCTGTCACATCCTCCTTTGCCACCTGCTTTGTCTGCGGTACCACAGGCAGGATGCTCCGGAGTGAGCCCAGCGCCTAGCGCACACATGACTGAGCCACCACGTGACAGTGTCAGCTGAATGTTCAAAGTCCTGCCCCAGGAGACGGCGGCAGGAGCCCGGGCCCGGCGCACGGGACCTGTGGAAGGCGTCTGTGGAGAGGTCCTGCCCGCCGTGTGACAGGAGCTGGTCGTTCTCCAGGAGGCTTTTCCACTTGGAGATGATCTCAGTGCCATACGTGCAGTCCTGAAGAGAAAGGGCCAAAGCTGGGGGGCGAGGCAGGACCCAGCCCTCCCACCCTGGGCACCAACTTGCCATCGGAGGGCACAACCCATGCCCTGGCTCCCCAGGCGGCAGGGCCGGCCTCCCCGGCCACTCACTTTGAGGGGGTCCCACTCTTTGAAGTAGTCCTTCATGAGCGGGTAGACGATGGCCACGGCGAGGTCCACACGGTCGGACATGCGGTACTCCTCGTGGTACTTGTCC is a window encoding:
- the SRRD gene encoding SRR1-like protein, with the protein product MAAAAALDVWEAAAPRRRRSRARPRQKAAAAPSAKEELGADPGVVLRRLREAEEDLLLSDFWSSALETVKGCLRKIREQLEAPAGTLSEALGRLCLASPPDGSAPADRPAPDACQVKCVCYGLGNFATCVIARSQLAFLLLLLEKCQIPRSHCWVYDPLFSQLEIAVLSSLGVTVLRENEEGKRSVAGEPTLFYMLHCGTALYNNLLWRNWSVDALSRMLVVGNSFKGLEERLLTRTLQRSYPYIAKILKGLEELELAQSTQYVDTFNDTSVHWFPRQKLQQLPAETWVFREEPDYQDCEDLEIIRNKPPEPAGVS
- the TFIP11 gene encoding tuftelin-interacting protein 11, with the translated sequence MSLSHLYRDGEGRVEDDDDEREDFEITDWDLQNEFNPNRQRHWQTKEEATYGVWAERDSDDERPSFGGKRPRDYSAPVSFISAGLKKGAAEEAEAGDSDDDEKPMKQEDFPPKDLGPKKLKTGGNFKPSQKGFAGGTKSFMDFGSWERHTKGIGQKLLQKMGYVPGRGLGKNAQGIINPIEAKQRKGKGAVGAYGSERTTQSLQDFPVVDSEEEAEEEFQKELSQWRKDPSGSKKKPKYSYKTVEELKAKGRISKKLTAPQKELSQVKVIDMTGREQKVYYSYSQISHKHSIPDEGLPLPSQQVPQSGREAKAPGFALPELEHNLQLLIELAEQEIIQNDRQLQYERDMVVNLSHELEKMSEVLEHEQRVIGNLSKVLELVEQCERRLQPNCSSPLTLDECARVFQTLQDKYHEEYRMSDRVDLAVAIVYPLMKDYFKEWDPLKDCTYGTEIISKWKSLLENDQLLSHGGQDLSTDAFHRLIWEVWMPFVRNIVNQWQPRNCDPMVDFLDSWVNIIPVWILDHILDLLIFPKLQKEVENWNPLTDTVPIHSWIHPWLPLMQARLEPLYSPIRSKLASALQKWHPSDSSAKLILQPWKDVFTPGSWEAFMVKNIVPKLGMCLGELVINPHQQHMDAFYWVIDWEGMISVSSLVGLLEKHFFPKWLQVLCSWLGNSPNYEEITKWYLGWKSMFSDQVLAHPSVKDKFNEALDMMNRAVSSNVGAYMQPGARENIAYLTHTERRKDFQYEAMQERREAENMAQRGIGAAASSVPTNFKDLIETKADEHNIVFMPVIGKRHEGKQVYTFGRIVIYIDRGVVFVQGEKTWVPTSLQSLIDMAK